A genomic region of Aureimonas populi contains the following coding sequences:
- a CDS encoding aminotransferase, protein MVNLAATSPLGRAPLGANPLVNRVSAPPIPQAQGWLKAYDGRLGPAVDLSQAVPGHGPAASFLERFARAALDPASARYGPILGDEALREAYARHVSPLYGASVEADDIAVTAGCNQAFFVAALAVAGPDSSVLLPTPWYFNHEMTLRMLGIEPVALPTNAARGFVPDPAEAEALVDETTRALVLVSPNNPTGAVYPPAAIEALHDMCRQRGLFLILDETYRDFLPAEAGPPHALFGRPDWRDGLIALYSFSKSYAIPGHRLGAMAAGPAVLDAAGKILDCVEICASRPSQAALAPSIAETGDWRAARTAEILARTRAFEAAMAALPQWRVESCGAYFAYLAHPFPGRSAEEVATALAGRLGLLVLPGSFFGPGQDGHLRVAFANVDEAGIARFAQRLALAGNLFEHG, encoded by the coding sequence ATGGTGAACTTGGCGGCAACTTCTCCTCTCGGCCGGGCGCCGCTCGGCGCCAACCCGCTGGTGAACCGGGTCTCCGCACCGCCGATACCCCAGGCGCAGGGCTGGCTGAAGGCCTATGACGGCCGGCTCGGTCCCGCCGTCGATCTCAGCCAGGCCGTGCCGGGCCATGGGCCGGCGGCCTCGTTCCTGGAGCGCTTCGCGCGGGCGGCGCTCGATCCAGCGAGCGCCCGATACGGGCCGATCCTGGGTGACGAGGCGCTGCGCGAAGCCTATGCCCGGCACGTCTCGCCGCTCTATGGCGCAAGCGTGGAGGCGGACGACATCGCCGTCACGGCCGGTTGCAACCAGGCCTTCTTCGTGGCCGCGCTCGCCGTCGCGGGCCCCGACTCCTCCGTGCTCCTGCCCACGCCCTGGTACTTCAATCACGAGATGACGTTGCGCATGCTCGGCATCGAGCCGGTCGCCCTGCCGACCAACGCGGCCCGGGGCTTCGTGCCCGACCCGGCCGAGGCCGAGGCGCTGGTCGACGAGACGACGCGCGCGCTGGTGCTCGTCTCGCCGAACAACCCCACCGGCGCGGTCTACCCGCCCGCCGCCATCGAGGCGCTGCACGACATGTGCCGGCAGCGCGGGCTCTTCCTGATCCTGGACGAGACCTATCGCGACTTCCTGCCCGCCGAGGCCGGCCCGCCGCACGCGCTGTTCGGCCGGCCGGACTGGCGCGATGGGCTGATCGCGCTCTATTCCTTCTCCAAATCCTACGCGATTCCCGGCCACCGGCTCGGCGCGATGGCGGCGGGCCCGGCGGTGCTGGACGCGGCCGGCAAGATCCTCGACTGCGTGGAGATCTGCGCCTCGCGCCCCAGCCAGGCCGCGCTCGCCCCCTCCATCGCGGAGACGGGCGACTGGCGCGCGGCGCGCACGGCGGAAATCCTTGCCCGCACCCGCGCCTTCGAAGCCGCGATGGCGGCCCTGCCGCAGTGGCGGGTGGAGAGCTGCGGGGCCTATTTCGCCTATCTCGCCCACCCCTTCCCCGGCCGCTCGGCCGAGGAGGTGGCGACCGCGCTGGCGGGGCGCCTCGGCCTTCTCGTCCTGCCGGGCTCCTTCTTCGGCCCCGGCCAGGATGGCCACCTGCGCGTCGCCTTCGCCAATGTGGACGAGGCGGGCATCGCCCGCTTCGCCCAGCGGCTGGCGCTGGCCGGCAATCTCTTCGAACACGGGTAG
- the speB gene encoding agmatinase — MANDTLETLRARFSGENETRIHDPHFSAIAAMTIDPKGTRQAPYAGLPTLLDAPYRAVDWRAPDLSGLDVALLGVPMDLGITNRNGCRFGPRALRAIERIGPYNHVLKTMPGRELAVADIGDVPFRSRFELETSHRDIEAAVAGIVAAGVVPLSVGGDHSITLPILRAVGAKRPVGMIHIDAHCDTSGPFDNCRFHHGGPFRHAVLEGVLDPARTIQIGIRGASEYLWEFSYASGMTVIHAEEISGLGIEAVIAKAREIVGDGPTYLSFDIDSLDPAFAPGTGTPEIGGLTTREAQALLRGLKGLNLVGSDVVEVAPQYDATTNTAHAGAQMLFEILSLLPFAPSLAQNSPRANGDPR; from the coding sequence ATGGCGAACGATACATTGGAGACCCTGCGGGCCCGCTTTTCCGGCGAGAACGAGACGCGCATTCACGATCCGCACTTCTCGGCCATCGCCGCCATGACCATAGACCCGAAGGGCACGCGCCAGGCGCCCTATGCGGGCCTGCCGACGCTGCTCGACGCTCCCTACCGCGCGGTGGACTGGCGTGCGCCGGACCTTTCCGGCCTCGACGTCGCGCTCCTCGGGGTGCCGATGGACCTGGGCATCACCAACCGCAACGGCTGCCGGTTCGGCCCCCGCGCCCTGCGCGCCATCGAGCGCATCGGGCCCTACAATCACGTTCTGAAAACCATGCCGGGGCGCGAGCTGGCCGTCGCCGATATCGGCGACGTGCCCTTCCGCTCGCGCTTCGAGCTGGAGACCTCGCATCGCGACATCGAGGCGGCGGTGGCGGGCATCGTCGCGGCGGGCGTCGTGCCGCTCAGCGTGGGCGGCGACCATTCCATCACGCTGCCCATCCTGCGCGCCGTCGGCGCGAAGCGTCCCGTCGGCATGATCCATATCGACGCCCATTGCGACACGTCCGGCCCCTTCGACAATTGCCGCTTCCACCATGGCGGGCCGTTCCGCCACGCGGTGCTGGAGGGCGTGCTCGACCCCGCGCGCACCATCCAGATCGGCATTCGCGGCGCCTCGGAATATCTCTGGGAGTTCTCCTATGCCTCCGGCATGACGGTGATCCACGCCGAGGAGATATCGGGTCTCGGCATCGAGGCGGTGATCGCGAAGGCGCGCGAGATCGTGGGCGACGGGCCGACCTACCTGTCCTTCGACATCGACAGCCTCGACCCCGCCTTCGCGCCCGGCACCGGCACGCCGGAGATCGGCGGGCTCACCACGCGCGAGGCGCAGGCGCTCCTGCGCGGGCTCAAGGGCCTGAACCTCGTCGGCAGCGATGTGGTGGAGGTCGCGCCGCAATACGACGCCACGACCAACACCGCCCATGCGGGCGCGCAGATGCTGTTCGAAATCCTGAGCCTGCTTCCCTTCGCGCCCTCGCTGGCGCAAAATTCGCCGAGAGCCAACGGAGACCCTCGATGA
- a CDS encoding ABC transporter substrate-binding protein, with product MTGSFRLNRRQILAGSAAAAAGLSMPTLLRAQERSLKVGVYGGYFKDSFDEHIFPRFTEATGIAVESIAEPTGEAWLVQLEQAARAGVAPADVSMMSQVAMRKGLSTELWAPIDTARVERFDDILPPFVVAYPDERFAGVGAVAWYITLVTNTDSYAEAPTSWQALWDPANANRLGLLALVSNSFLLEVTAKTFFGGTDKLDTEEGILEVMEKLAELKPNVQLWYRDEAQFEQALKSGEIPMGQYYHDVTGLAAADGFPVRSTFPTEGGISDSGCWAISRASDKSEEAHEFLNFASQPEIQALMARQIGTAPTLRRDLLDLTDEEFAAVSSDIDPVVPRYDLYVEKADWLNQKWTELIVG from the coding sequence ATGACCGGATCGTTTCGCCTCAACCGCCGGCAGATTCTCGCCGGCTCCGCCGCCGCGGCCGCCGGCCTGTCCATGCCCACCCTTCTGCGCGCGCAGGAGCGCTCGCTGAAGGTCGGCGTCTATGGCGGCTACTTCAAGGACTCTTTCGACGAGCACATCTTCCCCCGCTTCACGGAGGCCACGGGCATCGCGGTGGAATCCATCGCCGAGCCCACGGGCGAGGCGTGGCTGGTGCAGCTGGAGCAGGCCGCGCGCGCCGGCGTCGCGCCGGCCGACGTCTCGATGATGAGCCAGGTCGCGATGCGCAAGGGTCTGTCGACGGAGCTGTGGGCGCCCATCGACACGGCCCGCGTGGAGCGCTTCGACGACATCCTGCCGCCCTTCGTGGTGGCCTATCCGGACGAGCGCTTCGCCGGCGTCGGCGCCGTCGCCTGGTACATCACCCTCGTCACCAACACCGACAGCTACGCCGAGGCGCCGACCTCCTGGCAGGCGCTGTGGGACCCGGCCAACGCCAACCGCCTCGGCCTTTTGGCGCTCGTGTCCAACTCCTTCCTTCTCGAAGTGACGGCCAAGACCTTCTTCGGCGGCACCGACAAGCTGGACACCGAGGAAGGCATCCTGGAGGTGATGGAGAAGCTCGCCGAGCTGAAGCCCAACGTGCAGCTCTGGTATCGCGACGAGGCCCAGTTCGAGCAGGCGCTGAAGTCGGGCGAGATCCCGATGGGCCAGTATTACCACGACGTGACGGGCCTTGCGGCGGCCGACGGCTTCCCCGTGCGCTCCACCTTCCCCACGGAGGGCGGCATCTCCGATTCAGGCTGTTGGGCCATCTCGCGCGCTTCCGACAAGTCCGAGGAAGCGCACGAGTTCCTCAACTTCGCCTCCCAGCCCGAGATCCAGGCGCTGATGGCCCGCCAGATCGGCACCGCGCCGACGCTGCGCCGCGATCTCCTGGATCTGACCGACGAGGAGTTCGCCGCCGTCTCCTCCGACATCGACCCCGTGGTGCCGCGCTACGACCTTTATGTGGAGAAGGCCGACTGGCTGAACCAGAAGTGGACGGAACTCATCGTCGGCTGA
- a CDS encoding ABC transporter ATP-binding protein yields the protein MSGLTLSSISKRFGEVNAVEALDLHVEPGSFVCLLGPSGCGKTTLLRMIAGLDEPTSGTIRFDGEDITARPVHRREIGMVFQSLALFPHLSVGDNIAYPLAIRGVDRKARAARVEELLDLVRLPGVAGRAITQLSGGQRQRVAIARALSVSPRLFLLDEPLSALDAKLREAMQVELRQLQQRLGITTIVVTHDQREAMTMADRIVVMRSGRIQQEAPPVEIYRRPANAFVADFIGQTNLLPVEGNALLGMALPAAGPLGPLASVRPEDVSIRPAGEAPIEARVAFVRDIGSSVEIHLDAGGTRVVALAPAGARLTVGETVSLAIEAGAVTVFAQGAAA from the coding sequence ATGAGCGGACTGACACTCTCTTCCATCTCCAAGCGCTTCGGCGAGGTGAACGCGGTCGAGGCTCTCGACCTGCATGTCGAGCCGGGCAGCTTCGTGTGCCTGCTCGGCCCTTCCGGCTGCGGCAAGACCACGCTTCTGCGCATGATCGCGGGCCTCGACGAGCCGACGAGCGGGACCATCCGCTTCGACGGAGAGGACATCACCGCCCGGCCGGTGCACCGGCGGGAGATCGGCATGGTCTTCCAGTCCCTGGCCCTGTTCCCGCATCTGTCGGTCGGCGACAACATCGCCTATCCGCTCGCCATTCGCGGGGTGGACAGGAAGGCGCGCGCGGCCCGGGTGGAGGAGCTTCTGGACCTCGTGCGGCTGCCGGGTGTGGCGGGGCGCGCCATCACGCAGCTCTCCGGCGGGCAGCGCCAGCGCGTGGCCATCGCCCGCGCCCTCTCCGTCTCGCCCCGGCTCTTCCTGCTCGACGAGCCGCTTTCCGCGCTCGACGCCAAGCTGCGCGAGGCCATGCAGGTGGAGCTGCGCCAGCTCCAGCAGCGGCTCGGCATCACCACCATCGTCGTCACCCACGACCAGCGCGAGGCCATGACCATGGCCGACCGCATCGTCGTCATGCGGTCCGGCCGCATCCAGCAGGAGGCCCCGCCGGTGGAGATCTACCGCCGCCCGGCCAACGCCTTCGTCGCCGACTTCATCGGCCAGACCAACCTGTTGCCCGTCGAAGGCAACGCCCTTCTCGGCATGGCGCTGCCAGCCGCCGGGCCGCTGGGCCCCCTCGCCTCGGTGCGGCCGGAGGATGTCTCGATCCGCCCGGCGGGCGAGGCGCCCATCGAGGCGCGCGTCGCCTTCGTGCGAGACATAGGCTCCAGCGTGGAGATCCATCTCGACGCCGGCGGCACGCGCGTGGTGGCCCTGGCGCCGGCCGGCGCCCGCCTCACGGTCGGCGAAACCGTGTCGCTCGCCATCGAGGCCGGGGCGGTCACGGTGTTTGCGCAGGGCGCCGCCGCATGA
- a CDS encoding ABC transporter permease, translating into MSAAMARAAWREQWPILFPAAMLLAFFVVPFGTMIAVSFFERVPGGFYQPAFTLDNYARFWSLFFGRVLGFSLWLSALVSAICLLVGVPFTRALTRLPRRAQVPWLIALLCVLSLSEVIIGFAWSTLLSRTAGIGNILFALGLLGEPMSFTPGFAAVLLGMVYQAFPYAVLVLYPAFSRLDPSLAEASRTLGATPVRAFFTVVLPALRPALVATFIVVFVFALGCYLLPQLLGRPQHWTLSVLVTDQAIYQSNMPFAAAMAVFLVIASVLLVLLTAAIGRNRAPQ; encoded by the coding sequence ATGAGCGCCGCCATGGCGCGGGCCGCGTGGCGGGAGCAATGGCCCATCCTGTTTCCGGCCGCCATGCTCCTCGCCTTCTTCGTGGTGCCCTTCGGCACCATGATCGCGGTGTCCTTCTTCGAGCGCGTGCCGGGCGGTTTCTACCAGCCGGCCTTCACGCTCGACAATTACGCCCGCTTCTGGAGCCTGTTCTTCGGGCGCGTCCTGGGCTTCTCGCTCTGGCTCTCGGCGCTTGTCTCGGCGATCTGTCTCCTCGTCGGCGTGCCCTTCACGCGCGCGCTGACGCGACTGCCCCGCCGCGCGCAGGTGCCCTGGCTGATCGCGCTCCTGTGCGTGCTCTCGCTTTCCGAGGTGATCATCGGCTTCGCCTGGTCCACGCTGCTCTCGCGCACCGCCGGCATCGGCAACATCCTGTTCGCGCTGGGGCTGCTCGGCGAGCCCATGTCCTTCACGCCGGGCTTCGCCGCCGTGCTTCTCGGCATGGTCTACCAGGCCTTTCCCTACGCCGTGCTCGTGCTCTACCCAGCCTTCTCCCGGCTCGACCCGTCGCTGGCCGAGGCCAGCCGCACGCTCGGCGCCACGCCGGTCCGGGCCTTCTTCACCGTCGTCCTGCCGGCGCTGCGCCCGGCGCTGGTCGCCACCTTCATCGTGGTCTTCGTCTTCGCGCTCGGCTGCTATCTGCTGCCGCAGCTTCTGGGCCGCCCGCAGCACTGGACGCTCTCGGTCCTCGTCACCGACCAGGCGATCTACCAGTCGAACATGCCGTTCGCCGCCGCCATGGCCGTGTTCCTCGTCATCGCCAGCGTGCTGCTCGTGCTCCTCACCGCCGCCATCGGCCGCAACAGGGCGCCGCAATGA
- a CDS encoding ABC transporter permease translates to MTGRLLERLLFGLVALFLAGPLVVILGVSLNEQRSLSFPPQGFSLDWYAQIFTDASWRAALTASVTVAALAALLSLLIALPIAYALWRRVTAFGRLVQLLGVSPFVLPPVITALGALSFWATAGFYGQHFTVVISHAIFFTSLPLVTLVLGFSAIDKEMVEAARTMGADERRVFSTIVLPMILPYMVSGFAFAFVLSLNEYIVAYMTVGFTLETIPIKIFNALRYGYTPTMASVTILFVAVAGVVFSAVARFGDLPKLLGAWGGR, encoded by the coding sequence ATGACCGGCCGGCTCCTTGAACGCCTGCTCTTCGGGCTGGTCGCGCTGTTCCTCGCCGGCCCGCTGGTGGTGATCCTGGGCGTCTCGCTCAACGAGCAGCGGTCGCTGTCCTTCCCGCCGCAGGGCTTCTCGCTCGACTGGTATGCGCAGATCTTCACCGACGCCTCCTGGCGCGCGGCGCTCACGGCCTCCGTCACGGTGGCCGCGCTGGCGGCCCTCCTCTCGCTGCTGATCGCCCTGCCCATCGCTTACGCGCTGTGGCGGCGCGTCACCGCCTTCGGGCGGCTTGTCCAGCTTCTGGGCGTCTCGCCCTTCGTGCTGCCGCCGGTCATCACCGCGCTCGGCGCGCTTTCCTTCTGGGCGACGGCGGGCTTCTACGGCCAGCACTTCACCGTGGTCATCTCGCACGCGATCTTCTTCACCTCGCTGCCGCTGGTCACGCTCGTCCTCGGCTTCTCCGCCATCGACAAGGAGATGGTGGAGGCCGCGCGCACCATGGGCGCGGATGAGCGGCGCGTCTTCTCCACCATCGTCCTGCCGATGATCCTTCCCTACATGGTCTCGGGCTTCGCCTTCGCCTTCGTCCTGTCGCTCAACGAGTACATCGTCGCCTACATGACGGTCGGCTTCACGCTGGAGACGATCCCGATCAAGATCTTCAACGCGCTGCGCTACGGCTACACACCCACCATGGCGAGCGTGACGATCCTCTTCGTCGCGGTGGCTGGCGTCGTCTTCTCGGCGGTCGCGCGGTTCGGCGACCTGCCGAAGCTGCTGGGGGCCTGGGGAGGCCGGTGA
- a CDS encoding nitrilase-related carbon-nitrogen hydrolase: MKLSLFQMDAALEGPARRAAIEEGVREAASAGSALALFPELAVEGYGTGEAMGAAAPAPEELATSPLQHLAGETGMAICAGMALRRHDGALSNAAVLFRPGHAPLAYAKRQLYGAYEKALFRPGTAAAPLAEWAGLRLGLLVCFDVEFPEQVRELALAGADLVLVPTALPQGPGARFIAQSMVPTRAFEDGIFLAYADHCGSDARFSYQGLSSISAPDGSRLAAATAEATAHLSATIDPHAYDEAREANPYLRIARAMGA; the protein is encoded by the coding sequence GTGAAGCTCTCGCTCTTCCAGATGGACGCGGCGCTGGAGGGCCCGGCGCGCCGGGCCGCCATCGAGGAAGGCGTGCGCGAGGCCGCGAGCGCCGGCAGCGCGCTGGCGCTCTTTCCCGAACTGGCGGTGGAAGGCTACGGCACGGGCGAGGCGATGGGAGCCGCAGCGCCAGCGCCGGAGGAGCTTGCCACATCCCCGTTGCAGCACCTTGCCGGCGAAACGGGGATGGCGATCTGCGCAGGGATGGCGCTCCGCCGGCACGATGGCGCGCTCTCCAACGCCGCCGTCCTCTTCCGGCCGGGGCACGCGCCCCTCGCCTACGCCAAGCGCCAGCTCTACGGCGCCTACGAGAAAGCGCTCTTCCGCCCCGGAACGGCAGCGGCCCCGCTGGCCGAATGGGCGGGCCTGCGCCTTGGCCTTCTCGTCTGCTTCGACGTGGAGTTTCCCGAACAGGTGCGCGAACTCGCGCTGGCGGGCGCCGACCTCGTGCTCGTGCCCACGGCCCTGCCGCAAGGGCCGGGCGCGCGCTTCATCGCGCAGAGCATGGTGCCCACCCGGGCCTTCGAGGACGGCATCTTCCTTGCCTATGCCGATCATTGCGGCAGCGACGCGCGCTTCTCCTATCAGGGCCTGTCCTCGATCTCGGCGCCGGACGGCAGCCGCCTGGCAGCCGCCACGGCCGAAGCGACGGCCCATCTGAGCGCGACGATCGACCCCCATGCCTACGACGAGGCGCGGGAGGCCAACCCCTATCTGCGTATCGCCCGCGCCATGGGCGCCTGA
- a CDS encoding polyphosphate kinase 2 family protein: MGGSKAQGLLSSLDMEQSLKAGEYETRLAELQQRFEVIQQAYLFRGQTAVVVFEGWDAAGKGGAIRRISAVMDPRGFKVWPIGAPEPRDLRRHYMARFWERLPARGEICVFDRSWYGRVLVERVEGLASEPQWRRAYREINEFERLLADDGTHIAKVFLYITAEEQLERFEKRLKDPLKRWKLSYEDFRNRERWGDYERAANEMLEETSTPHAPWLVVPANSKKYARIAALTEVADRLSQGVDLSPRPVDEELERRFAALPER, translated from the coding sequence ATGGGCGGATCGAAGGCGCAGGGGCTCCTCTCCTCGCTCGACATGGAGCAATCCCTCAAGGCGGGCGAGTACGAAACGCGGCTTGCCGAATTGCAGCAGCGGTTCGAGGTCATACAGCAGGCCTATCTGTTTCGTGGGCAGACGGCGGTCGTCGTCTTCGAGGGGTGGGATGCGGCCGGCAAGGGCGGCGCGATCCGGCGCATCTCGGCGGTCATGGACCCGCGCGGCTTCAAGGTCTGGCCCATCGGCGCGCCGGAGCCGCGCGACCTGCGCCGGCATTACATGGCCCGCTTCTGGGAGCGCCTTCCCGCCAGGGGCGAGATCTGCGTCTTCGACCGCTCGTGGTACGGCCGGGTGCTGGTGGAGCGCGTGGAGGGCCTGGCGAGCGAGCCGCAATGGCGGCGCGCCTATCGCGAGATCAACGAGTTCGAGCGCCTGCTGGCCGATGACGGGACGCATATCGCCAAGGTCTTCCTCTACATCACGGCAGAGGAGCAGCTCGAGCGTTTCGAAAAGCGCCTGAAGGACCCGCTGAAGCGCTGGAAGCTCTCCTATGAGGATTTTCGCAACCGCGAGCGCTGGGGCGATTACGAGCGCGCGGCGAACGAGATGCTGGAGGAGACCAGCACGCCGCATGCGCCCTGGCTGGTGGTGCCGGCCAATTCGAAGAAATATGCCCGTATCGCCGCGCTCACCGAAGTGGCCGATCGCCTTTCGCAAGGCGTCGACCTGTCGCCCCGCCCGGTGGACGAGGAACTGGAGCGGCGCTTCGCCGCCTTGCCGGAGCGGTAG
- a CDS encoding aldose epimerase family protein, whose translation MGQEPVSIFGRMADGTPVERVVLCGEDGFRVSVISYGAAVQSILAPDRDGHLADIVLGHDTLAGYMASRDYFGATIGRYANRIAGGAFSLGGRRFRVEPNDGPNALHGGAGGFDTRLFEVESREPCRVVLRRTSPAGEEGFPGRLDIRVAYEVQRCALLIELSAAGDADTLVNLANHSYFNLAGEASGTALDHALFIAADAFLPVDAVAIPTGERRPVAGSPFDFRTARRVGERIRHADEQLALARGYDHNFCLRGGRTAEPRLVARLSDQASGRVLEVETDEAGLQLYSGNALTGAVRGKGGRLHRQGDAVCLEAQAFPDAPNRPDFPSTHLAAGETYRHRIRYRFSTAPLP comes from the coding sequence TTGGGACAGGAGCCCGTATCGATCTTCGGCCGCATGGCCGACGGCACGCCGGTGGAACGGGTCGTCCTCTGCGGGGAAGATGGGTTCCGCGTATCCGTGATCAGCTATGGCGCGGCCGTCCAGTCGATCCTCGCGCCGGACCGGGATGGACACCTGGCCGATATCGTGCTCGGCCACGACACGCTGGCCGGCTATATGGCCAGCCGCGACTATTTCGGCGCCACCATCGGGCGCTATGCCAACCGCATCGCCGGGGGCGCCTTCTCGCTCGGCGGGCGGCGCTTCCGGGTCGAGCCCAATGACGGCCCGAATGCGCTGCATGGAGGCGCGGGCGGCTTCGACACGCGCCTCTTCGAAGTGGAGAGCCGCGAGCCTTGCCGCGTGGTGCTTCGCCGCACCAGCCCGGCGGGGGAGGAAGGCTTTCCCGGCCGGCTCGACATCCGCGTGGCCTACGAGGTCCAGCGCTGCGCGCTTCTCATCGAGCTGAGCGCGGCCGGGGACGCGGACACGCTGGTGAACCTGGCGAACCACAGCTATTTCAACCTCGCCGGCGAGGCCTCCGGCACGGCGCTCGACCATGCCCTGTTCATCGCGGCCGACGCCTTCCTGCCGGTCGATGCCGTCGCGATCCCCACAGGCGAGAGGCGGCCGGTCGCCGGCAGCCCGTTCGATTTCAGGACGGCCCGGCGTGTGGGCGAGCGCATCCGCCATGCGGACGAGCAGCTTGCGCTGGCGCGCGGCTACGACCACAATTTCTGCCTGCGCGGCGGGCGCACGGCCGAGCCGCGCCTCGTGGCAAGACTTTCCGACCAAGCGAGCGGCCGCGTGCTGGAGGTGGAGACCGACGAGGCCGGGCTTCAGCTCTATTCGGGCAACGCGCTGACCGGCGCGGTGCGCGGCAAGGGCGGGCGGCTGCACCGGCAGGGAGACGCGGTGTGCCTCGAGGCGCAGGCCTTCCCGGACGCGCCGAACCGGCCGGACTTTCCCTCCACGCATCTGGCCGCGGGCGAGACCTATCGCCACCGCATCCGCTACCGCTTCTCCACAGCCCCGCTCCCGTGA
- a CDS encoding SMP-30/gluconolactonase/LRE family protein: MQDVPTETLSAHPCHLGEGSTFDPATGTAFWFDILERTLFCAEIATRTVRMEPLPAMASELAVIDEERDLIATDTGLHVRERKSGAMTLLQGIEEDDSATRSNDGRVHPCGALWIGTMGREAETGAGSIYWFFRGELRKLYSRLTIPNAIAFTQDGRTGYFTDTDIGILHRVALDPATGLPVDGPEMLYDHRGGTGGLDGAVVDAQGLVWNARWGAGCLDAYSPEGTRLRTVRVPATRPTCPVFVGRAFDRLLVTTASEGMSEAERTADPRHGQTFLLDVGACGFAETRARPFALA, translated from the coding sequence GTGCAAGACGTTCCGACAGAGACGCTGAGCGCCCATCCCTGCCATCTGGGCGAAGGGTCGACCTTCGATCCGGCGACGGGCACCGCCTTCTGGTTCGACATACTGGAAAGGACGCTCTTTTGCGCCGAGATCGCCACCCGCACCGTACGGATGGAACCGCTGCCGGCCATGGCCTCGGAACTGGCAGTGATCGACGAGGAGCGCGACCTGATCGCCACCGACACGGGGCTGCATGTGCGCGAGCGCAAAAGCGGCGCGATGACGCTGCTCCAGGGGATCGAGGAGGATGACAGCGCAACGCGCTCCAATGACGGGCGGGTGCACCCGTGCGGGGCGTTGTGGATCGGCACGATGGGAAGGGAGGCTGAAACGGGCGCCGGGTCGATCTACTGGTTCTTTCGCGGCGAATTGAGGAAGCTTTATTCGCGCCTCACCATCCCCAACGCCATCGCCTTCACGCAGGACGGGCGCACCGGCTATTTCACCGACACCGATATCGGCATTCTCCACCGCGTGGCGCTCGATCCGGCCACCGGCCTGCCCGTGGACGGGCCTGAGATGCTCTACGACCATCGCGGCGGAACGGGCGGGCTGGACGGCGCGGTGGTGGACGCGCAGGGGCTGGTCTGGAACGCGCGCTGGGGCGCGGGCTGCCTGGACGCCTATTCGCCGGAAGGCACGCGCCTGCGCACCGTGCGCGTGCCGGCCACGCGCCCCACCTGCCCCGTCTTCGTCGGCCGGGCCTTCGATCGCCTCCTCGTGACCACCGCTTCGGAGGGCATGAGCGAAGCCGAGCGCACGGCCGACCCCCGCCATGGCCAGACCTTCCTCCTCGATGTCGGCGCATGCGGTTTCGCCGAGACACGCGCCAGGCCCTTTGCCCTGGCCTAG
- a CDS encoding fumarylacetoacetate hydrolase family protein, producing MTIEALDQNFVFTPLPVPTLPVRGTDKLFPVHRIYCVGRNFADHAVEMGHDPNREPPFFFQKNPDTLVLPGRDFPYPSASNDVHHEVELVVALHKGGKDIAPENAMEHVFGYAVGLDMTRRDLQGEAKKAGRPWETAKAFEASAPCTALVPAAQAPDLATGAIRLTVNGQTRQDGDLSQMIWKIPEMISYLSGLFELQPGDLIFAGTPAGVGAVQRGDELVGHIEGVGELRTRVV from the coding sequence ATGACCATCGAGGCGCTCGACCAGAACTTCGTCTTCACCCCGCTGCCGGTGCCGACCTTGCCGGTGAGGGGAACGGACAAGCTCTTTCCCGTCCACCGCATCTATTGCGTGGGCCGCAACTTTGCCGACCACGCCGTCGAGATGGGCCACGACCCGAACCGCGAGCCGCCCTTCTTCTTCCAGAAGAACCCCGACACGCTCGTCCTGCCCGGCCGGGACTTCCCCTATCCTTCGGCCTCCAACGACGTGCATCACGAGGTCGAGCTCGTGGTGGCGCTGCACAAGGGCGGCAAGGACATCGCGCCGGAAAACGCGATGGAGCACGTCTTCGGCTATGCGGTGGGCCTCGACATGACCCGGCGCGACCTTCAGGGCGAAGCCAAGAAGGCGGGACGCCCGTGGGAAACGGCCAAGGCCTTCGAGGCCTCCGCGCCCTGCACCGCCCTCGTGCCGGCCGCGCAAGCGCCCGATCTCGCGACCGGCGCCATTCGGCTGACGGTCAACGGGCAGACGCGCCAGGACGGCGACCTCAGCCAGATGATCTGGAAGATCCCGGAGATGATCTCCTACCTCTCGGGCCTGTTCGAGCTCCAGCCGGGCGACCTGATCTTCGCCGGCACGCCGGCGGGCGTCGGCGCGGTCCAGCGCGGCGACGAGCTTGTCGGCCATATCGAGGGCGTCGGCGAGTTGCGCACGCGCGTCGTCTGA